In Lentibacillus amyloliquefaciens, one DNA window encodes the following:
- a CDS encoding C45 family autoproteolytic acyltransferase/hydolase has protein sequence MSDFTVNIFQHRGSSYQTGFNLGQQLTGSRVPQMFENITRPAIDAGNMKEIYRIFAPHMIDELEGLADGLNISWKKAVALFGGYNVPRPPALGCSAMLTDSYYVRNYDFTPDLYDGYFSLIQPKAAFASAGYNLQVIGRHEGVNQHGLVAGLHFVSNSGYTTGISAWMAIRMLLDTCATASEAINMLKEMPHAACYNFSIGDKHGNTVVVEVTPDNVETRCAPSFLKCTNHFQNKSLQHKNRPVINNSVDRHTYIKTMDEKHLMHEEAFEHFRDKTSPLFYTDYDGLFGTLHTFSYSYKNARILTSIAQSDQVLDIHFDNWVAGNNISEEQLQGIIKQSSK, from the coding sequence ATGTCTGATTTCACTGTAAACATATTTCAGCATAGGGGTAGCTCGTATCAAACCGGGTTTAATCTGGGGCAGCAGTTGACTGGCAGCCGAGTCCCACAGATGTTTGAAAACATCACTCGACCGGCAATTGATGCAGGCAATATGAAGGAAATTTACCGGATATTTGCACCACATATGATTGATGAGCTGGAAGGATTGGCGGACGGGCTGAACATTTCCTGGAAAAAGGCAGTAGCACTTTTCGGTGGCTATAATGTCCCGAGACCGCCAGCGCTGGGGTGTTCAGCAATGCTTACGGATAGCTATTATGTGCGGAATTATGACTTCACCCCTGATCTTTATGACGGCTATTTTAGTCTGATTCAGCCGAAAGCAGCGTTTGCATCAGCCGGGTATAACCTTCAGGTAATCGGCAGGCATGAGGGTGTCAATCAGCACGGGCTTGTTGCAGGACTCCATTTTGTGAGCAACAGCGGCTATACAACCGGTATATCGGCGTGGATGGCTATTCGAATGCTGCTTGATACGTGTGCAACTGCCTCTGAAGCAATCAATATGCTAAAAGAAATGCCGCATGCCGCGTGCTACAACTTTTCAATTGGGGATAAGCACGGGAATACTGTTGTTGTGGAGGTAACGCCTGATAACGTTGAAACGCGGTGTGCACCATCATTTTTAAAGTGCACCAACCATTTTCAAAACAAATCACTTCAGCATAAAAACAGGCCTGTCATCAATAATTCTGTTGATCGGCATACATATATAAAAACGATGGATGAGAAACATCTTATGCATGAAGAAGCGTTTGAACATTTCCGGGATAAGACCTCACCGCTTTTTTATACGGATTATGATGGTTTGTTCGGCACGCTCCATACTTTCTCATATAGTTATAAGAACGCGAGAATATTGACATCTATTGCCCAGAGTGATCAGGTGCTCGACATTCACTTTGATAACTGGGTTGCCGGGAATAATATCTCTGAGGAGCAGCTTCAGGGAATAATTAAGCAATCGTCGAAATAA
- a CDS encoding DUF4181 domain-containing protein: MDHVAPEPRFWIELLGLLAFMFLLISGFNLILRKVLSVKRRKVFSNDYVNDQHKKGDNFFRIISVIAVIPIVIIMPRSTIVLLWVPIAITALGEIFRAFIEWKYRGRRMITYTRFSR, encoded by the coding sequence GTGGATCATGTTGCACCGGAACCGAGGTTTTGGATAGAGTTGTTAGGTCTTTTAGCTTTTATGTTTCTGCTGATATCCGGGTTTAACCTGATTTTGCGAAAGGTGCTAAGTGTTAAACGGAGGAAGGTTTTTTCAAACGATTATGTGAATGACCAGCATAAAAAAGGTGACAATTTTTTCAGGATTATTTCGGTGATTGCTGTCATTCCGATTGTTATAATAATGCCCCGATCTACTATTGTTCTACTGTGGGTTCCGATTGCCATTACCGCTCTTGGCGAGATATTCCGTGCGTTTATAGAGTGGAAATACAGGGGGAGACGAATGATTACCTATACACGATTTTCCAGATGA
- the coaW gene encoding type II pantothenate kinase, translating into MNQAKIGIDAGGTLIKIAYCQNGSINYRSFQSKSMEEAALWITQHFENPTICITGGKSEVLAEKLNTQPKIILEFDATAQGITYLASRQQQSIGNNFLFVNVGTGTSMHYVQNGRQERVGGSGIGGGTLLGLAFLMTGIQDYEQIVQNAAEGNRENVDLKVKDIFEGAIPPISGDLTASNFGKTEAIVSERPADEDILAAMIGFVGEVLVTISSQMAGQYDADTIVYVGSSFRSNPLLQEIIEMYAGMIGKKPVFLDRGEYSGAVGALLALG; encoded by the coding sequence ATGAACCAAGCTAAAATAGGTATCGATGCCGGGGGAACACTCATTAAAATAGCTTATTGTCAGAACGGCAGTATAAACTATCGATCATTTCAATCGAAATCTATGGAAGAGGCTGCATTATGGATTACGCAACACTTTGAAAATCCTACGATATGCATAACCGGCGGAAAAAGCGAAGTACTGGCGGAAAAACTGAACACTCAGCCAAAAATCATTCTTGAATTTGATGCAACCGCTCAGGGTATTACATATTTGGCAAGCCGGCAACAACAATCTATCGGAAACAATTTTCTATTTGTCAATGTTGGGACCGGAACGTCGATGCATTACGTCCAGAATGGCAGGCAGGAGCGGGTCGGCGGATCCGGTATCGGCGGAGGCACGCTGCTAGGTCTTGCTTTTTTAATGACAGGCATACAAGACTATGAACAAATCGTTCAGAATGCAGCTGAGGGCAACCGGGAAAATGTTGACCTGAAAGTAAAGGACATTTTCGAAGGAGCAATCCCGCCGATTTCCGGAGATCTGACTGCCAGTAACTTTGGAAAAACAGAAGCAATTGTGAGCGAACGGCCCGCTGATGAGGATATTTTAGCTGCCATGATCGGCTTTGTCGGTGAGGTTCTTGTAACCATCAGCAGCCAAATGGCAGGCCAGTATGATGCGGATACAATTGTTTATGTCGGCTCGTCATTCCGTTCAAACCCGCTGTTGCAGGAAATTATTGAAATGTATGCCGGAATGATTGGAAAAAAGCCGGTATTTTTAGATCGTGGGGAATACAGTGGGGCAGTCGGAGCGCTATTAGCACTTGGATAA